The Streptomyces sp. M92 nucleotide sequence TACTGGTAGGCGCCGGTCTTGGAGAACCAGGCGTCCGGCCGCACGGTGAGGAAGTAGGTGCTGATGGTGGTGGGCCGCAACCGGGCCAGCTCGTCGACGCTGTGGCGCCAGGTCTCGGGGGTCTGGCCGGCGAATCCCATGATCAGGTCGGTGGACAGGTCGGGCAGGCCGAGTTCGTGCGCGGTGTGCACGGCCCGGCGGATGACGTCCTCGTCCTCGCCGCCGCGGCCGGCTTCGCGGATCTCGCGGGGTACGAGGGACTGGATGCCGACGTTGGCCCGGGTGAGCCCCATGCCGATCAGGGCCTTGAACTCGCCGGGCTCGTCGGCGATGGAGGACGGGGTGGCCTCGACGGCCACTTCTTCGACGGTGGAGCGCCAGTTGGGGTAGACGGCTCCGATGGTGGTGAAGATCTGCTCGAAGTGCCGGGGTCTGAGCAGGGCGGGGGTGCCGCCGCCGATGTAGACGGTGCGCAGGCGCCGGGCCTGGATGATCTCCGCGTGGTCGCGGATCTGGGTGCAGAGGGCGTCGGTGTAGGCGTCGAAGACGTCCTCGTCGGTGCTGATGATCGTGTAGAGGTTGCAGAAGCCGCACTTGCGGTCGCAGAAGGGGACGTGAAGGTAGAGGTTGAGCTCGGGGACCTGGTGGTTGGCGAGGTCCTTCTCCCACACGTCGTGGATGGTCCACCTGCCCTCCTGGAGGGGGCGGTAGGTGGAGCGGGGCGGGTACGAGTACTGGTAGGGCGGGATGACGCCCTGGTCGATGTAGTCGGCGAGTTGCTGGTGCAGGCTGGTCACTGCGGTGATCCCCGTTCGGGTCTCGGATGCGGGTTACCTGACGTGGCGATCCGACCACGGAGTGCGCGCACCGTTCCATGAGGTGTGTGCACCAAATGCACGTCGGCTACTGGTCAGTTGGCTGGTCATTGCTCCAAATGGCGGCGCTCTGCGAGGAGTTGTTTTCGTCGGTCGAGCCCATAGTCGTCCGCTGTGCCCTGCGGCTTTGCTGGTCGCATGACGATCGGTGGGGGCCCGCGCGGGCCGGCAGTGCTGGTGATCGAGCCGATGGGCAACGCGGGGCGCTTCCTCGTGGAGGCCGCCGAGCGGCTGGGTCTGCGGTTGTACGCGGCGACGCACGAGGACATCCACGACGGCTATCCGGTGTGGCTGCGCTCGGCCCTCGCCGGGGTGTGCGCGACGGATCTCACGGACACGCCGAAGGCGCTGCGCGACATGGACGTCTTCTGCCGGC carries:
- a CDS encoding coproporphyrinogen-III oxidase family protein translates to MTSLHQQLADYIDQGVIPPYQYSYPPRSTYRPLQEGRWTIHDVWEKDLANHQVPELNLYLHVPFCDRKCGFCNLYTIISTDEDVFDAYTDALCTQIRDHAEIIQARRLRTVYIGGGTPALLRPRHFEQIFTTIGAVYPNWRSTVEEVAVEATPSSIADEPGEFKALIGMGLTRANVGIQSLVPREIREAGRGGEDEDVIRRAVHTAHELGLPDLSTDLIMGFAGQTPETWRHSVDELARLRPTTISTYFLTVRPDAWFSKTGAYQYMWQPELYDRYDYARQVFLEHGYVQEGSVRYKRPGRGGYAQKVLTFHGVPLLGLGVGARSYTSVLDYMSGSVKPSTAEVADYIKRARSHELAPVTGFELTGEESVRKRLVLDTFDLDLSELDRFGYQQHAAEFEPILDAAESNGLLHRIGRRVQLTPKGFKYRDILSWMFYSEPVKALDREYYETLHAANRRARTNMGTTPLRITGIDLREHVA